The sequence tgacggcctactccggctaaacccggacgacgctgggccaattatgcgccgccctatgggacgcccaatcacggctggttgtgatacagcctggaatcaaaccagggtctgtagtgacacctctagcactgagatgcagtgccttaaaccgctgcgccactcaggagcccaatgaTCAATGACGACACTGAGGTTAAAAGGTGAAACTGATTCACTGCACATTCACACAATAACATGTTAAATAtggatggtatataataacaACTGTCCTTTAAGGTTATTTGAGGTAGGCTTACTGTTCTTGTGTTTGAGGTATTTCAAGTTTGCACTTTCGCAATCTCTAGTCTCAGTGTTGTACAAATGTACAATGTAAACTTGCAAAAGACTGGGATTTGTATATGATGAGCAACACTAGTGGATGATGCACCTTCTTGTCATTAGATCTCACTCACCTTCTCAGGGACCTGGCCTCATATACAGTGTCATCCTCCTCATCACTCTCCAGCACAGCCATCTCAACACTGTCATCGTAGTTTGACAACAGCCCATACTTCTTCTTAGAGGTTGTTCTTTTCTTCTGCCTAAACATAACGTAATTAATTTTAAAAGTCACGGACATTGAAAGCTCaagtgaaaaaaaaaatgtaatgactCAACGATTGCTACCAATAGATAATGGTCTGTCTTCATCAACATCATTAGCTTGTTCTACTCACCGCACAGCTCTCACGAGGAAATAGAACACGCCAATGGTGGTGACTCCAATAAGGACGTACAAGGCCCGTTGTATCATTGAACTATCAACGTCGAAGGAGTTGAAAATGCTGCTATGATTGTTCTTGGACGTCGTGTTACTGGCACTCGAATTCGTGACATGCTTGGTGTTGCCAGCAGCAGTAATGCCTGTTGTTGTTGGCGACTTCGTTTCTTCGTCAGCGAAGGTTGAAATAGCCCACAACGTCGGTAAAAGGATCCTCATGACTCCTTGAAATGTCATTTTCGTTGTCGCCTTACACTGTAAAAACGGACTAGCACACTATAATTAAACCGTGTCGTCGTTTCAATGGAGAAAACAGCAACTTCACATGAGCATTTTGTTGTAAGCATAAGTGGTTTCGATAAGTACAACCAGGAAATGCCAAGTTCCTGTTAGTGACGTGTACAGTGTCACGGGCATTGATATCGGACTCAATGAATTCCTATTTCTATGGTCACGGGTGTTCGTGTCCGGAAAGAACAAATACTTAATACATATTCTTACCCATAAATATACTTGCATAGATATAGAACACATACCTCTATGGTTGTACCTCTATTTTACTGTGAGGTACCTTCGTGTACAATGTTTGGGGACATGTTTGGGGACATGTAATAAAATAGCTTATAATTTCAACTATAAAATCCAATCAGCACAGAACTTCAAGATGATCTAATAGGTTTTGTAGGCTCACCAAAAAGTGGCTTTAAAACGGAGAAATCCCTTCTACTAATAaagttattttttttatatatacacacactaccattcaaacgtttggggtcacttagcaaTGAACTTGTTttagaaagaaaagcaaattgatcagaaatacactgtAGACGTTAATGACTATTTTATCTGAAAATGTCccggttcttccatggcctgcatactcaccagacatgtcccccattgagcatgtttgggatgctctggatcgacgtgtatgacagcgtgttccagttcctgccaacatCCAGGAACTTCGCACAGGcagggaagaggagtgggacaacagtcCACAATCAACAGCGGATCAACAATGCGAAgtcacgctgcatgaggtaaatggtcaccAGATACGTACTGGTTCTGATCCCATAGTcctacttttttgttgttgtgggcaacagatgcatatctttattcccagtcatgtgaaatccatagatatgggcctaattcatttattggAATTGACCATTTCCATTAACTGCTGTAACTCTTTGAAATCGTTGCATGTAGAGTTTATTTTTGTTCGGTTTGTCTaaccaggaaaaactctgggttGTTATAGCCACACCTTTTCCTGGTCAGTGAAAAACACAGGGCCCCTATTACATCAAATACAACTTGCAATCAACTACACAACTCTATTAGAAGTTGCTCCCCAAATTGCCAGTACTTAGCATACAATGCAACATTTCATTGAAATTCATGCGAAAATACAAAATTTGACCACCAGTGAACCCCAAAACTGTATGACGCACACCCGACAGCGCTTTCCAAGAGTAGTTGGAAACCAAAAAGCTTGGGCGCTATACTCTAAAGTATTTTTATGCACGTTTTATCATTTCAAATCAATAGTGTACTGTCCTAAGTATTTGGCTCAAACAATAAGTTGCCTATATAGATCCAATGGTTTGCAGGAGAAGGAAGGAAACTAACTGATGAGCAAAGAGGCAAATCTAAAAAAATGGCAGAACCCAAAAAAAGGAAATTACAAATTGAAAGCAGTGAAAATATTTATTGAAGGCACAATTAAAAAGTTTAAGCTACACGGAACACTAATGACCAAAAGGGACCCATTTTGTTTGTTTTCTAACAATTTAATTGTGATGTTTGTTTTCTTTACTGAGGGGCCCAAGAGAAAAGGTCCCAAGCTAATTGTAATCAAAATATACATGTTTCATAGATATAAAGCCTATCTTTTCAGAATACCTACTTTGTGgtacataaaaaaaaaagaatatacCGCTTTTCACCCCCCAGACAATCACCTCACTTGAAGAAATCCTGCCATCTTAATGTTAAGTGATCGCGGTTGTAATGACTTTAAATGCTGTGCAATTTTGCATAATTGGGAAATCCACTCCTGGCCTGGGGTATGCAAAGCAAGTAAAATACCTTTAATAGCAATACATGCTACATATTGATATGGAGACAAGTGTCACATCTTGAGTAAGCTACAAACAAATTGTCATTCTTCTGCATTGCTAGAATCCAATTATGAATAGGTTAGCATGTAATAAACTGGTGTTCAAGAAAACTAGTGATCGAACAATGTCTGAGCACTGTGGTTCCTCACATGACCCTGAAATTCTATTGCTTTGCACCAATTTAAAATAAGGAACTTGATGGACAATTGTGAGAAAAGAACCTCAACATTTGGCCAATATAAAATGATGCACATGTGGAATGTCCAAGTATTAAGACTGATAATTACCTTTTAAAATGTGATCTACAACAAAGTGTCCACCTTCACTGTAGCAAGCGCCCAGAATCACTGCAGACCTTTACATTTATGCCAGATGTGTGCATTTCCTATGAGCCCGAGGGCACTTAAGGCAGGAACATACGTTCATTACGTAAACATATGTGTATAAACAGACCAAAAAAAGGCTTCATTCGAAAGGCACTTCCCCAAAAACGCAAAATGGATCTCAATTTAAGATGAACGTTGTCCAGATCCACAAGTCCAGTCCATAGACTACATGAAAGAGGGTGCCGTATTGCCGTTAGCAATGACTGCATTAAAGTAAAGTCACAGCCCTGTACAATAAAAGGTTACTAACCCCACATGTAAATATCAAATAACCATCATTCATCTTGGCATGCAACTGAGAGAAGCTTCCAATTCTTAAGTTTATTTTATAATTCACAGCAGCAGAGTCACAATAGTCCGCTTCTGTCTGATCCCCGTAAGAGCCTTGTAAAATGTGCTATAATGGGCAGGCAGACTACCACAACTCTGTGGCAGTGCATTATGAATAAAGCTGTGTATACAGGTTCGCTAAAATAACTTGCAAAAAGGCCTTATTTGGTTTTATGCTGTAGTGTATCACAAAATTGTATAAATATACTAAATTGACAGCCACTGCATCAGGAGAGGCAAGCCATTAAGACAAAAATCATAAGACATTGTAAGCCATACAAAGACATTTCTAGTAAGACCTTTTGCTAAGGCACAGTCGTTAAGGCAACCACTGACCAATACCTATAAGCTACAACCAACAGTATATAGGAATAACAATGTGTACAATACTGGATTTGTACAAAACGTATTGCATAAATTTCATAAAAAATGCAAACCTACATCTAGACATAGAGTAAACAAGACTAATAATCACAAACCCTGGTACAAGGGGTttacatatttaaaaaataaaaaagctagATAATGAGTTGTGGATTTAATCTTCAACTAACTAGCTCTTCTTACTTTTAAAATAAGACTAAAAAGAAAACCTTCATAATACATTGGGGGGGGATGAACCACGTAATACATTTTATACAAACGGTAAACCCATATCAGCTGTAAACCTGGTCTTCGCAAGCAAGGATTGGGGAGGGGAAGATAAGCTAAATTTTGTTTTGGCTGTAAAATGCCAACATATCAAATTGAAGGACATAAGACTTCTGGAATAAGGCACAGAAAACATCTGAAGGCAGAGAGGATATGAGGCATCACAGAAGTACCTCAGAACCTAGTGGTGTTGGAACCCAAGGGCAAATGGAATTGACCAAAAGACTGAAGTTTA is a genomic window of Oncorhynchus nerka isolate Pitt River linkage group LG24, Oner_Uvic_2.0, whole genome shotgun sequence containing:
- the LOC115108129 gene encoding protein FAM174C-like — protein: MTFQGVMRILLPTLWAISTFADEETKSPTTTGITAAGNTKHVTNSSASNTTSKNNHSSIFNSFDVDSSMIQRALYVLIGVTTIGVFYFLVRAVRQKKRTTSKKKYGLLSNYDDSVEMAVLESDEEDDTVYEARSLRR